One Natranaerovirga hydrolytica genomic region harbors:
- a CDS encoding ABC transporter transmembrane domain-containing protein, translated as MRHFRRVIASIITALIYIVPMMIFDWRITTIILALNFISLSINMRVSKKMKAFTTEIHEEMGHMTVSFSNIVSGMSMIRIFQLGDEMIKNFNKNNHKTSELTLKRAKTVAFLSSYNFFISMVSFMVFLLIGTIMVRNDLTTYGNIIVIMSLQTALGHNLREFGEYFPHFYNAMAATNRVYDFLELQEEPERYPMTAIENSEYIQFDKVTFAYGD; from the coding sequence ATGAGACATTTTAGAAGGGTAATCGCTTCGATTATTACAGCACTTATTTATATTGTGCCTATGATGATCTTTGATTGGCGCATCACAACCATTATTTTGGCTTTGAATTTTATATCCTTAAGTATTAATATGAGGGTATCCAAAAAGATGAAAGCATTCACGACTGAAATTCATGAAGAAATGGGTCATATGACAGTTTCATTTTCTAATATAGTCAGTGGGATGTCTATGATACGTATATTTCAACTAGGTGATGAAATGATTAAGAATTTTAATAAAAATAACCACAAGACAAGTGAATTGACTCTAAAGAGAGCTAAAACAGTGGCGTTTTTAAGCAGTTACAATTTTTTTATTTCTATGGTTAGTTTTATGGTGTTTTTATTAATAGGAACCATTATGGTAAGGAATGACCTGACTACTTATGGCAATATTATTGTAATTATGAGTCTGCAAACAGCATTAGGACATAATTTAAGAGAGTTTGGAGAGTATTTCCCACATTTTTACAATGCCATGGCGGCTACTAATAGGGTTTATGATTTTTTAGAACTTCAAGAAGAGCCAGAGCGTTATCCTATGACTGCAATAGAGAATTCTGAGTATATTCAGTTTGATAAGGTTACGTTTGCTTATGGTGATTAA
- a CDS encoding 4Fe-4S binding protein codes for MTESAIFIDRPEKHVQINSSECVLCGECVDVCPQKVIAYCFEQNKETQKRKKRKGCSTMVEK; via the coding sequence ATGACCGAATCCGCCATATTCATAGATAGGCCAGAAAAACATGTCCAAATCAATTCTAGTGAATGTGTTCTTTGTGGAGAATGTGTAGATGTATGTCCACAGAAAGTAATAGCCTATTGCTTTGAACAAAATAAAGAAACTCAAAAAAGAAAAAAACGGAAGGGGTGTAGTACTATGGTAGAAAAATAA
- a CDS encoding TetR/AcrR family transcriptional regulator, producing MGKQSQLKLERLLVKAEELFVSRGYINVTIDEIALAAGISKVTLYKHFNSKADLFIHTMKTITAKHYDVLESQLTNIKGSVEKLNFLFKYSLEAYEKYPLTFYKDMMETPFIWEKIYSYRKERAVKICKSILKEGISSNEIRNVNIDHTVSLLLCLGESLPKVFPFDDYEESKLFMKSYYDFVKNALIKNKIN from the coding sequence ATGGGTAAGCAAAGCCAGTTAAAGCTCGAACGTTTGTTAGTAAAAGCAGAGGAATTATTTGTTAGTAGGGGCTACATTAATGTAACAATAGATGAAATTGCCTTAGCTGCAGGTATAAGTAAAGTAACTTTATACAAGCATTTTAATTCAAAGGCAGATTTATTCATTCATACAATGAAAACTATTACTGCCAAACACTATGATGTGCTTGAATCTCAATTAACCAATATTAAAGGTTCCGTAGAAAAACTTAATTTTCTATTTAAATATAGTTTAGAAGCATATGAAAAATATCCCCTAACATTTTATAAAGACATGATGGAAACCCCTTTTATTTGGGAAAAGATATATAGTTATCGAAAAGAAAGAGCTGTAAAAATATGCAAAAGCATACTAAAAGAAGGCATTAGCTCTAACGAAATTAGAAATGTCAATATAGACCATACAGTAAGTCTTCTATTATGTTTAGGTGAATCTCTACCAAAGGTATTTCCATTTGACGACTATGAAGAATCTAAATTATTTATGAAGAGTTATTATGATTTTGTAAAGAACGCACTTATAAAAAACAAGATAAATTAA
- a CDS encoding alpha/beta fold hydrolase produces the protein MYYKNNIGSIYYEVHGQENATTIVFSHGVTMDHRTFKEQVNALKDEYRVIVWDMPYHGKSSEIHKNLQFSTTAADFIIELLDSLDIPNAILSGLSLGSFVTQQAAYKYPDRVVATIHLSGGSLYPKCPKWLKVLNPVFSLPISILSHQSLAKHFAKHKAITPHTIAYLEEGVHKTGKKALMHLINEMINDMVIGLPEPLEQPMLITYGDHELSPIKKMNKKWHHNSLNSQLSVVENAHHILNQDNPEECNKVLLYFLKSLA, from the coding sequence ATGTATTATAAAAATAATATAGGTTCTATTTATTATGAAGTTCATGGTCAGGAAAACGCTACGACAATAGTTTTTTCCCATGGGGTTACTATGGATCATCGAACCTTTAAGGAACAGGTCAATGCTTTAAAAGATGAATACAGGGTAATTGTTTGGGATATGCCTTATCACGGTAAATCGTCTGAAATACATAAAAACCTTCAATTCTCTACAACAGCCGCCGATTTTATTATTGAACTTTTAGACTCTTTAGACATACCTAATGCAATATTATCCGGTCTTTCACTTGGCAGTTTTGTAACGCAACAAGCAGCTTATAAATATCCAGATAGGGTAGTAGCTACAATCCATCTAAGTGGAGGGTCATTATATCCTAAATGTCCAAAATGGTTGAAAGTTCTTAATCCTGTTTTCTCATTACCTATAAGTATTCTTTCTCATCAGTCTTTGGCTAAGCATTTTGCTAAGCACAAAGCAATTACTCCACATACCATAGCTTATTTAGAAGAAGGGGTGCATAAAACAGGTAAAAAAGCATTGATGCATTTAATAAACGAAATGATTAATGATATGGTCATTGGACTTCCTGAACCACTTGAACAACCGATGCTAATTACTTATGGGGACCATGAATTAAGTCCTATTAAAAAAATGAATAAAAAATGGCACCATAATAGTCTAAACAGTCAACTATCAGTAGTAGAAAATGCACATCATATTCTAAACCAAGATAATCCAGAGGAATGTAATAAAGTTTTGTTATATTTTCTTAAAAGTTTAGCTTAA
- a CDS encoding class I SAM-dependent methyltransferase — protein MGAQVTGVDFVSENIHFAKKLADDIGVTNVDFLDCDIMKLMDNHAGKYDIIFTSEGCIGWLPDLKKWGKTIRCFLKDDGFLYVHDSHPFYYTFDEVKIKKIS, from the coding sequence ATGGGTGCACAAGTTACTGGCGTAGATTTCGTCTCTGAAAACATACATTTTGCAAAAAAACTTGCAGATGATATAGGCGTTACAAATGTAGATTTTCTTGACTGTGACATTATGAAACTTATGGATAACCATGCAGGTAAATATGATATAATTTTTACATCAGAGGGCTGTATCGGTTGGTTGCCGGATTTGAAGAAGTGGGGTAAAACCATTAGGTGCTTTTTAAAAGATGATGGGTTTTTATATGTTCATGATAGCCATCCTTTTTACTATACTTTTGATGAAGTAAAGATTAAAAAAATTTCATAG
- a CDS encoding S66 family peptidase: MKKLKKPNMLKRGDKIALVSLSWGGSGDLDILWRYKQGKDRLEQIFGLEPVEMEHTLAGSEYLYNHPEKRAQDLMDAFKDPSIKGIIACIGGIESIRMLPYINFSIIAQNPKVFMGYSDTTTAHLICYKAGLSSVYGPTLLVDFAENISMSQYTIEYLNKTIFSDKLIGQIEPAMEWTSEFLPWEEKNKFTKRKYKQNKGYELLQGKGIVQGHLIGGCVEVFDMLRGTDIFPQPEDFEDCILFLETSEDKPPAWFIECGLRNYGITGILDRLKGIIWGKPQDEAHYEAYKLAIRKVMKEFGKEDLPILYNMNFGHTEPKFCLPYGALAEINCDNVSFSIIESGCVDNI, encoded by the coding sequence ATGAAAAAATTAAAAAAACCTAATATGTTAAAACGTGGGGATAAAATAGCTTTAGTAAGTTTATCCTGGGGTGGTTCAGGAGATCTAGATATATTATGGCGTTACAAACAAGGCAAAGATCGACTTGAACAAATATTCGGTTTAGAGCCAGTAGAAATGGAGCACACATTAGCAGGCTCTGAGTATTTATACAATCATCCTGAAAAAAGAGCACAGGACTTAATGGATGCATTTAAAGACCCTTCAATAAAAGGGATAATTGCTTGTATTGGAGGTATCGAAAGTATAAGAATGCTTCCATACATTAATTTTAGTATTATTGCTCAAAATCCAAAGGTTTTCATGGGATATTCAGATACTACGACTGCACATTTGATTTGTTATAAAGCGGGACTATCAAGTGTTTATGGACCAACGTTATTAGTGGATTTTGCAGAAAATATTTCTATGAGCCAATATACTATAGAATACCTTAATAAGACAATATTCAGTGATAAACTAATCGGACAAATTGAACCAGCTATGGAATGGACTAGTGAGTTTTTGCCGTGGGAAGAAAAGAATAAATTCACTAAACGAAAGTATAAACAAAACAAAGGCTATGAACTTCTACAAGGTAAAGGTATTGTTCAAGGTCATTTAATAGGTGGTTGTGTAGAAGTCTTTGATATGTTAAGAGGAACAGACATTTTTCCACAACCTGAGGATTTTGAGGATTGCATTTTATTTCTAGAGACATCTGAAGACAAACCTCCTGCATGGTTTATTGAATGTGGTTTAAGAAATTATGGCATTACAGGAATATTAGACAGATTAAAGGGCATTATTTGGGGGAAACCTCAAGATGAGGCTCACTATGAGGCATATAAGTTGGCTATAAGGAAAGTCATGAAAGAATTTGGAAAAGAAGACCTGCCTATCCTTTATAATATGAATTTTGGTCACACTGAGCCTAAATTTTGTTTGCCTTATGGTGCATTAGCAGAAATTAATTGTGATAACGTATCCTTTTCCATAATCGAATCAGGGTGCGTGGATAATATTTAG
- a CDS encoding flavodoxin family protein, which translates to MVEKNNKRLVIYYSLEGNTKLIAKVMAEEIGADLLQLNPKKEIKSKSFSKYFWGGSQVLMKKQPELMPFEVDPMDYDFIIIGTPVWAWTYAPPISTLLSKVDFSGKTVGLFSCNGGQNGKTFINMKKHLKNSHIVSHIEFIEPLTKDKKVAIERAQQWIREMVSKTKI; encoded by the coding sequence ATGGTAGAAAAAAATAACAAAAGATTAGTTATTTATTATTCATTGGAAGGCAATACAAAGCTTATAGCCAAGGTAATGGCAGAAGAAATAGGCGCTGATTTGTTACAGCTAAACCCTAAAAAGGAAATCAAGTCTAAGAGCTTTTCCAAATATTTTTGGGGTGGTAGTCAGGTGCTTATGAAAAAGCAACCAGAGCTTATGCCTTTTGAGGTAGACCCAATGGATTATGATTTTATTATAATTGGAACCCCAGTATGGGCATGGACCTATGCACCTCCAATTTCCACCTTGCTTTCTAAGGTTGATTTTAGTGGGAAAACAGTAGGACTATTTAGCTGCAATGGAGGGCAAAATGGAAAGACCTTTATCAATATGAAGAAGCATCTAAAAAATAGTCACATTGTAAGTCACATTGAATTTATTGAACCATTAACTAAGGATAAGAAGGTTGCCATTGAAAGGGCTCAGCAATGGATAAGGGAAATGGTATCAAAAACTAAAATTTAA
- a CDS encoding potassium channel family protein has protein sequence MQRENLSIIKKNIPDLIAIIPFSSVFRLARLTRLARIIRLSKVSRVLRTTIWLSKFKDKIVSFLKTNGLIYMIMLTITINCIGALLIYKLEDMTIVDSFWWSFVTTTTVGYGDISPNTIGGKVLAAILMLVGIGFIGMLTGTIATYFLKDVSETKTYQEEIIKDIQQKLDDFEDLSNDDIDSICMVLKTLSNENREKTRRVE, from the coding sequence ATGCAAAGAGAAAACTTATCTATAATTAAGAAAAACATACCTGATTTAATAGCAATAATACCATTCTCATCAGTATTTAGATTAGCACGTTTAACAAGGTTGGCTAGAATAATAAGACTATCTAAAGTATCTAGAGTATTAAGAACAACTATTTGGCTATCAAAGTTCAAGGATAAAATAGTATCTTTTCTAAAAACTAATGGATTAATATATATGATAATGCTTACCATTACAATTAATTGTATAGGTGCTTTATTAATATATAAACTTGAAGATATGACAATAGTAGATTCTTTCTGGTGGTCTTTTGTTACAACTACAACTGTAGGATATGGAGATATTTCACCTAATACAATAGGCGGGAAAGTGTTGGCAGCTATTTTAATGTTGGTAGGCATAGGATTTATTGGAATGCTAACAGGAACTATTGCAACTTATTTTTTGAAAGATGTAAGTGAAACTAAAACATATCAAGAAGAAATTATTAAAGACATTCAACAAAAATTAGATGACTTTGAGGATTTATCTAATGATGATATTGATAGCATTTGTATGGTGTTAAAAACACTAAGCAATGAAAACAGAGAAAAAACACGAAGAGTAGAATAA
- a CDS encoding VCBS repeat-containing protein, translating to MNSSFFNKSNVYVLDHQQGDVSGDSFDDHIYLLGERPYGLESPFVTNITLMIQDKSINKTYTITPKNNSGYNPTLFLGDFTGDKVNNILLSIDSGGSGGYAFYYIYTFVNNTPKVLFDHEVFDKHYTYKVIYQNNYQVDVLRDPSKKYIIDIKTKGKEYLSEIYTSEGFLKNPIEGWVNPLGGLYPINFQRDGVYDLYATQSIAGRYNADSLGYVQTSLEWDGTNFIPFFQTVGIL from the coding sequence ATGAATTCTTCATTTTTCAACAAATCAAATGTCTATGTATTAGACCATCAACAAGGGGATGTCAGCGGCGATAGCTTTGATGACCATATCTACTTATTAGGAGAGAGACCATATGGCTTAGAAAGTCCCTTCGTCACTAATATAACGCTAATGATTCAAGATAAATCAATAAATAAAACCTATACCATTACTCCAAAAAATAATTCTGGCTATAATCCAACACTATTTTTAGGAGACTTTACTGGTGATAAAGTCAATAACATACTACTTAGTATTGATTCTGGTGGAAGTGGTGGCTATGCCTTTTATTACATATACACCTTTGTAAATAATACACCCAAGGTACTCTTTGATCATGAAGTTTTTGACAAGCATTATACTTATAAAGTGATTTATCAAAATAATTATCAAGTAGATGTCCTAAGGGATCCGTCAAAAAAATATATTATAGATATCAAAACCAAAGGAAAAGAGTATTTATCAGAAATATATACTTCTGAAGGGTTTCTTAAAAACCCTATTGAAGGGTGGGTAAATCCTCTTGGAGGCCTTTACCCTATAAACTTTCAAAGAGACGGCGTTTACGACCTATATGCTACTCAAAGTATCGCTGGTAGGTATAATGCCGATAGCCTTGGCTACGTCCAAACCTCATTAGAATGGGATGGCACAAATTTCATTCCATTTTTTCAAACTGTTGGCATTTTATAA
- a CDS encoding IS3 family transposase, with product MAHYATGDNLNEAINDYVFDWHNYRIPHSYKKGLTPFEARPLN from the coding sequence GTGGCACATTACGCTACTGGTGACAATCTTAATGAAGCAATTAACGATTATGTCTTTGATTGGCATAACTATAGAATACCACATTCATATAAGAAAGGACTAACACCTTTTGAGGCTAGACCTTTAAACTAG
- a CDS encoding AAA family ATPase: MFSYVKLKNYKSLVNTVADFRNKKKKPKKLVLVYGENGSGKSNLVSSFYTLDETLRTMEIKDKLAAISNGFNEDDKKDVFLELLKHRYRDLQTIIQKDKTINSKGNMVLEFGIDINGRNGHYLIETDESKVIKEELYFTIEKNKGFHLKLSYDSFKINDRIFIDQAYNNELKDKFYKFWGKHTFLSILCNELEEKNEDYIESRLSHNILEVIYFLKSFSVNIKEGNRGERGKYGISHHILSKLKTGNIAIEEEKQLDNIENFLREFLTSLYADIKDVYYVKTSSEDKIKYQLYCKKMIGDELKDINFDLESTGTLRLIDFIPALLMSLMGNTTIIDEFDSGIHDLLVKNILVGMHEAIKGQLIITTHNTLLMEESISRDALYFIVINSDGHKEILCLNDYEHRTHPNNNIRDLYLKGLYEGIPIMLDLDFEEWIDELEL; the protein is encoded by the coding sequence ATGTTTTCTTATGTAAAGCTTAAGAATTATAAATCATTAGTGAACACAGTAGCTGATTTTAGGAATAAAAAGAAAAAACCTAAGAAATTAGTTTTAGTTTATGGAGAAAATGGATCTGGAAAATCAAATTTAGTGTCTTCATTTTATACTTTAGATGAAACATTAAGAACAATGGAGATAAAGGATAAATTAGCTGCAATAAGCAATGGATTTAACGAAGATGATAAGAAAGATGTTTTTTTAGAGTTACTCAAACATAGATATAGAGATTTGCAAACTATTATTCAAAAAGATAAGACAATTAACTCTAAGGGAAATATGGTGCTTGAGTTTGGCATAGATATAAATGGTAGAAATGGTCATTATTTAATTGAAACAGATGAGTCTAAAGTTATCAAAGAAGAATTATATTTTACTATTGAAAAAAACAAAGGTTTCCATTTAAAATTATCTTATGATAGTTTCAAAATAAATGATAGAATATTCATAGATCAAGCTTATAATAATGAATTGAAAGATAAATTTTATAAGTTTTGGGGGAAACATACTTTCCTATCTATTTTATGTAACGAATTAGAAGAAAAGAATGAAGATTATATAGAAAGTAGGCTTTCACATAATATCTTGGAAGTAATTTATTTTTTGAAATCTTTTTCAGTTAATATAAAAGAAGGTAACAGAGGTGAAAGAGGAAAATATGGAATTTCTCACCATATATTATCAAAGTTAAAAACAGGAAATATTGCTATAGAAGAAGAAAAACAATTAGATAATATAGAAAATTTTCTAAGAGAATTTTTAACAAGTTTATATGCAGATATAAAAGATGTTTACTATGTGAAGACCAGCAGTGAAGACAAAATTAAATATCAATTATATTGTAAGAAGATGATTGGAGATGAATTAAAAGATATAAATTTTGATTTAGAGTCAACTGGTACACTCAGGTTAATAGATTTTATTCCAGCGTTACTTATGTCACTTATGGGTAATACGACTATAATAGATGAGTTTGATTCAGGTATACACGATTTATTAGTTAAAAACATATTAGTAGGAATGCATGAAGCGATTAAAGGACAATTAATCATAACAACTCATAATACGCTATTAATGGAAGAGTCAATTTCAAGAGACGCGTTATATTTTATAGTTATTAACTCAGATGGACATAAAGAAATTTTGTGCTTAAATGATTATGAACATAGAACGCATCCTAATAATAATATAAGAGATTTATATTTAAAAGGTTTGTATGAAGGTATCCCTATCATGTTAGATTTGGATTTTGAAGAGTGGATTGATGAATTAGAGTTATAA
- a CDS encoding ATP-binding protein: MGQVARNALKGYTFQHYIFTLFVAKMDVERKIKKIESEMIISGNFDDLYIEANENYRIQVKNYPSTTLDDIVITRGSVRIKGNSNDYNQDENNIVVINTDQIDTDSEFMGFPARKVNGIVIIPLTPNDVQELLDDMFSTESREIQIIQFAFSLITSSNFVINEEELPKVIRMSLDLSEKTVLIRKPLDNVEMGILWIYGKPGVGKSHYVEELIQKHNDAIAYRFWTGPQDERLMKRLQFDAFLDDVALEIFNSPRSYTIEELIQEIIRQEKILIIDGLDHVENYNPKELQLYIDFINSLEDARLVVLSRPLLAKVSWKPMELINWSFDETALYLAMAYNICAYRVVKEIYEVTDGYPIITYFIAEHYIMHKEINIAIEIENLNQYYGVLLEKANPKSLLSIFATNNSFFTESELRTILEESFVVDAIMSFIEVHPYLFKRKLNRVSLIHDSFNTYLRYQLESYPELEDRVNQFVQSSLLSGEVNFMSRLSSFELSKDFYNELLWMYSEVDNFSALLERTLDYNSITSFYNQLQKLLEQREGVLDIYHYYAFSLAYQMANRNDLIGYDGLVYQILVYMNEHVTIEEEIFSTGVLWNTFILLKLKDEASYKRYLADRMYDPNQINELYETFNDEQCYFEKRENKPNYKETLERLQDNDISDFHKQDILIRHMVKVWINQDQEDIYYKILDGYLNNDESIVIYQLSKIVEMQGIESRWSTRILSSVKYQLNELGELGEKNFFYGKSLDDIVREGAPNGSFETVEYAQSFIRLANHKKRQVDIYSVNRVWTMYYNRKDYSVYTLDSALRVFEKFGFLKELKSIDILRKVMNQSEKGIRHLLGSYIAMKDDSLIQKLDQIGAFNDRDFPVDIFDLIPEKINCLDVKYIDQRIYEMLSYHSYGKTIEYRDILNPLRSKYCSRVLDAIDYYGYKIFGMIDDNEIEEMIIEKGIDILKQVNEERDYIPFEHGCIHEADIKYIHDNQIGYLEVSKYSDVWHSCLPFVDIYSLYNLEEIRMSHLKIIHNTMFARVSNIEYIGNWNLLIGNIPRFLEQYEIDIDWNKMYEVMKWFLRESLICDVDDKEQLE, encoded by the coding sequence ATGGGGCAAGTTGCTCGAAATGCACTTAAAGGTTACACATTTCAGCACTACATATTTACGCTGTTTGTAGCAAAGATGGATGTTGAAAGAAAAATAAAAAAAATTGAATCAGAAATGATTATTAGTGGAAACTTTGATGATTTATATATAGAGGCTAATGAGAATTATAGAATTCAAGTAAAAAATTATCCTAGTACTACATTAGATGACATTGTTATTACCAGAGGCAGTGTTCGAATCAAAGGAAACTCTAATGACTACAATCAAGATGAGAATAATATTGTAGTCATTAATACTGATCAGATTGATACAGATTCAGAGTTCATGGGTTTTCCAGCAAGAAAAGTAAACGGAATTGTAATAATACCACTTACTCCCAATGATGTTCAAGAACTACTTGATGATATGTTTAGTACAGAAAGTAGAGAAATTCAGATAATTCAGTTCGCATTTTCTCTAATAACTTCCTCAAACTTTGTAATAAATGAAGAAGAACTACCAAAAGTGATCAGAATGTCTTTAGACCTAAGTGAAAAAACAGTCTTAATACGAAAACCTTTAGATAACGTGGAAATGGGAATTCTATGGATATATGGCAAGCCTGGAGTAGGTAAAAGTCATTATGTTGAAGAGTTGATTCAAAAACATAACGATGCAATAGCGTATAGATTTTGGACTGGACCTCAAGATGAAAGACTTATGAAACGGCTACAATTTGATGCATTTTTAGATGATGTGGCACTAGAAATTTTCAATTCTCCAAGGAGTTACACTATCGAAGAATTGATCCAAGAAATTATCAGACAAGAAAAAATATTGATTATTGATGGTCTTGATCATGTTGAAAATTATAATCCGAAAGAACTTCAACTATACATAGACTTTATTAATTCATTGGAAGATGCTCGTTTGGTTGTTTTATCAAGACCACTTTTAGCCAAAGTTAGTTGGAAACCTATGGAATTGATAAATTGGAGTTTTGACGAAACTGCATTATATTTGGCTATGGCTTACAACATCTGTGCATACAGAGTTGTTAAGGAGATCTACGAAGTTACCGATGGTTATCCCATAATCACTTATTTTATTGCTGAACATTATATAATGCATAAAGAGATTAATATTGCGATAGAGATTGAAAACTTAAATCAATATTATGGTGTATTGCTTGAAAAAGCTAATCCAAAATCATTATTATCTATTTTTGCAACAAATAATAGTTTCTTCACAGAATCAGAGCTTAGAACTATTCTTGAAGAATCTTTCGTGGTAGACGCAATCATGAGCTTTATTGAAGTGCATCCATACTTGTTTAAAAGGAAACTGAATAGGGTTTCGTTAATTCACGATAGTTTTAATACATACTTGAGGTATCAACTTGAAAGTTATCCAGAATTAGAAGACAGAGTGAATCAGTTTGTACAGAGTAGTTTGTTAAGTGGAGAAGTTAATTTCATGTCAAGATTGTCTTCATTTGAACTTAGTAAAGATTTCTACAATGAGCTATTATGGATGTATAGCGAGGTTGATAATTTTTCAGCCTTACTTGAAAGGACTTTAGATTATAATTCAATAACCTCATTTTACAACCAGCTACAGAAGTTATTAGAGCAAAGAGAAGGAGTATTAGATATATATCATTATTATGCATTTTCCTTGGCTTATCAAATGGCTAATCGTAATGACTTAATTGGATACGATGGTTTGGTGTATCAAATTCTTGTATATATGAATGAGCATGTAACTATAGAGGAAGAGATATTTAGTACGGGTGTATTATGGAATACTTTCATCCTTTTAAAGTTGAAGGATGAAGCATCATATAAAAGGTATTTGGCAGATAGAATGTATGATCCAAATCAAATTAATGAACTATATGAGACATTCAATGATGAACAATGTTACTTTGAGAAACGTGAAAACAAGCCTAACTACAAAGAAACATTAGAAAGGTTACAAGATAATGATATATCCGATTTTCATAAGCAAGATATCTTAATAAGACATATGGTTAAAGTCTGGATTAATCAAGACCAAGAGGATATCTATTATAAAATACTAGATGGATACTTGAATAACGATGAAAGCATAGTAATATACCAATTAAGTAAAATTGTCGAAATGCAGGGTATTGAGAGTAGATGGTCAACCAGAATATTATCATCTGTTAAATACCAACTCAATGAACTAGGTGAATTAGGAGAAAAGAATTTCTTTTATGGTAAATCTTTGGACGACATTGTAAGGGAAGGTGCTCCAAACGGATCTTTTGAAACAGTAGAGTATGCACAATCCTTTATAAGGTTAGCAAATCATAAAAAGAGACAGGTTGATATTTATTCAGTTAATCGAGTGTGGACAATGTATTATAATCGAAAAGATTACAGTGTATATACTCTAGATAGTGCATTAAGGGTGTTTGAGAAATTTGGTTTTTTAAAAGAATTAAAGTCGATTGATATACTAAGAAAAGTTATGAATCAAAGTGAAAAAGGGATTAGACATCTACTTGGGAGCTATATAGCAATGAAAGATGACTCACTTATACAAAAATTAGATCAAATTGGTGCATTTAATGATAGAGATTTTCCGGTAGATATATTCGATTTAATACCTGAGAAAATAAATTGCCTTGATGTTAAGTACATCGATCAACGAATATATGAAATGCTTTCATATCATAGTTATGGAAAAACCATTGAATATAGAGATATACTAAATCCATTGCGAAGTAAGTACTGTAGTCGTGTTCTTGATGCTATAGATTACTATGGTTACAAAATATTTGGGATGATTGATGATAATGAAATAGAGGAAATGATTATTGAAAAAGGAATAGACATCCTAAAACAAGTAAATGAAGAAAGGGACTATATCCCATTTGAACATGGGTGTATTCATGAAGCAGACATAAAGTATATTCATGATAACCAAATCGGATATCTTGAAGTATCAAAATACTCAGATGTATGGCATTCCTGTTTACCTTTTGTCGATATTTATTCTCTGTATAACTTGGAAGAAATTAGGATGTCCCACTTAAAGATAATTCATAATACAATGTTTGCTAGAGTATCAAATATAGAATACATTGGTAATTGGAACTTGTTAATTGGTAATATACCACGATTTCTTGAACAATATGAGATTGATATTGACTGGAATAAAATGTATGAAGTTATGAAGTGGTTCTTAAGAGAATCATTAATTTGCGATGTAGATGATAAGGAGCAATTAGAATGA
- the smpB gene encoding SsrA-binding protein SmpB, translating to MSKNSMKLIAQNKKAYHDYFIEEKYEAGIVLVGTEVKSIRMGKCSVKESFITVRNGEIQILNMHISPYEKGNIFNKDPIRTRKLLLHKYEINKIQGSIAQKGYTVVPLKIYLKGSLVKVQIGLAKGKKNYDKRQDIAKKDQRRAAEKEFKVKNLY from the coding sequence ATGAGCAAAAATAGTATGAAATTAATCGCACAAAATAAAAAAGCATACCACGATTATTTTATAGAAGAAAAATATGAAGCAGGAATTGTTTTAGTTGGTACAGAAGTAAAATCTATTCGTATGGGAAAATGTAGCGTTAAGGAATCTTTTATTACCGTAAGAAATGGTGAAATTCAAATTCTCAATATGCATATAAGTCCTTACGAAAAAGGGAATATTTTTAATAAGGATCCAATCAGAACCAGAAAATTATTGCTACACAAATATGAGATTAACAAGATTCAAGGTTCAATTGCTCAAAAAGGTTACACAGTGGTGCCTTTAAAAATATACTTAAAAGGCAGTTTGGTAAAAGTTCAAATTGGTCTTGCAAAAGGTAAAAAGAACTATGACAAACGCCAAGATATTGCTAAAAAAGACCAAAGGCGAGCAGCAGAAAAAGAATTTAAAGTTAAAAATTTATATTAA